From a region of the Cucumis sativus cultivar 9930 chromosome 6, Cucumber_9930_V3, whole genome shotgun sequence genome:
- the LOC116401603 gene encoding ribulose bisphosphate carboxylase/oxygenase activase, chloroplastic isoform X5 — MAATVSTIGAVNRTTLNNSNYGGLVPNSAFLGSRLKVSSRFTTSKMVTGNFKIVAEQDEEKQTEKDKWRGLAFDTSDDQQDITRGKGLADPLFQAPMGTGTHNAVLSSYEYISAGLRDYSYDNNVDGFYIAPAFMDKLTVHIVKNFLTLPNIKVPLILGVWGGKGQGKSFQCELVFAKMGINPIMMSAGELESGNAGEPAKLIRQRYREAADIIKKGKMCCLFINDLDAGAGRLGGTTQYTVNNQMVNATLMNIADNPTNVQLPGMYNKEENPRVPIIVTGNDFSTLYAPLIRDGRMDKFYWAPTREDRIGICTGIFRTDGVPFEDIVKLVDTFPGQSIDFFGALRARVYDDEVRKWAVGVGVERIGRNLVNSKESPPTFDQPKMTIEKLLEYGNMLVMEQENVKRVKLADKYLNEAALGDANEDDVQFKTSQEAALDVANEDVVQSETSEEVALEDANEDVESGSSNALENAIEETVEALIDTNEDVVQLETSHEVPLGIANEDAVQSKTSYEVAVEDATEDVVQSEISEEPALMGANEDVVQSGSSEAATVDANEDVVVQSGTSYESMGEEERNKLISLFLKAVQIHLLKTMSQQPDSTTKASSIDS; from the exons ATGGCTGCCACGGTTTCAACCATTGGAGCTGTTAATAGAACAACG CTAAACAACAGTAACTATGGAGGTTTAGTTCCAAACTCTGCGTTTTTGGGCAGCAGGTTAAAGGTCAGTTCTAGATTCACCACCTCAAAAATGGTGACTGGAAACTTCAAGATTGTTGCTGAGCAGGATGAGGAGAAGCAGACCGAGAAGGACAAATGGCGTGGCCTTGCTTTCGATACTTCTGATGACCAACAAGACATTACCAGAGGGAAGGGTTTGGCGGATCCTCTTTTCCAAGCTCCCATGGGGACAGGAACTCACAATGCTGTATTGAGTTCATATGAATACATTAGTGCTGGACTTCGAGA TTACAGCTACGACAATAATGTGGATGGGTTTTACATAGCTCCAGCTTTCATGGACAAACTTACGGTTCACATTGTTAAGAACTTCTTGACCCTCCCGAACATTAAG GTTCCTCTCATTCTGGGTGTTTGGGGAGGTAAAGGTCAAGGAAAGTCTTTCCAGTGTGAACTTGTATTTGCTAAGATGGGAATCAA CCCTATTATGATGAGTGCTGGGGAATTAGAAAGTGGGAATGCAGGAGAGCCAGCAAAATTGATCAGGCAAAGATACAGAGAGGCAGCTGATATCATcaagaaagggaaaatgtGTTGTCTATTTATCAACGATCTTGATGCTGGAGCTGGAAGGCTTGGTGGGACTACCCAGTACACAGTGAATAACCAGATGGTAAATGCTACTCTTATGAACATTGCTGACAACCCAACCAATGTGCAGCTACCAGGCATGTATAACAAGGAAGAAAATCCCAGAGTTCCCATCATAGTAACTGGTAACGACTTCTCAACGTTATATGCACCTCTCATTCGTGATGGTCGGATGGATAAATTCTACTGGGCTCCAACTCGTGAAGATCGTATTGGTATTTGCACTGGAATATTTAGGACTGATGGCGTGCCTTTCGAGGATATTGTCAAACTTGTCGACACCTTCCCAGGACAGTCAATAG ACTTCTTTGGTGCTTTGAGAGCTCGAGTTTATGACGATGAAGTGAGAAAGTGGGCTGTAGGCGTTGGCGTTGAGCGCATTGGAAGAAATCTTGTTAACTCCAAGGAAAGTCCCCCAACTTTTGACCAACCGAAGATGACAATAGAAAAGCTTCTTGAATATGGCAACATGCTCGTCATGGAACAGGAGAATGTGAAGAGAGTTAAATTGGCTGACAAGTATCTGAACGAAGCTGCTCTTGGAGATGCAAACGAGGATGATGTTCAGTTTAAGACTTCTCAGG aagCTGCCCTCGATGTTGCAAATGAAGATGTTGTTCAGTCAGAAACTTCTGAAG AAGTTGCTCTTGAAGATGCAAATGAGGATGTTGAGTCAGGAAGTTCGAACG CTCTTGAAAACGCCATCGAAGAAACAGTTGAGGCTCTTATCGATACAAATGAGGATGTCGTTCAGTTAGAAACTTCTCATG AAGTCCCACTTGGAATTGCAAATGAGGATGCTGTTCAGTCAAAAACTTCTTATG aagTTGCTGTCGAAGATGCAACTGAGGATGTTGTTCAGTCGGAAATTTCTG aagaacCGGCTCTTATGGGTGCAAATGAGGATGTCGTTCAGTCAGGAAGTTCTG aaGCTGCTACTGTAGATGCAAATGAGGATGTTGTTGTACAGTCGGGAACTTCTTATG AATCAATGGGGGAAGAGGAACGCAACAAGTTAATATCATTGTTCCTGAAGGCTGTGCAGATTCATCTACTAAAAACTATGTCCCAACAGCCAGATTCGACGACAAAAGCTTCCAGCATTGACTCTTAG
- the LOC116401603 gene encoding ribulose bisphosphate carboxylase/oxygenase activase, chloroplastic isoform X2: MAATVSTIGAVNRTTLNNSNYGGLVPNSAFLGSRLKVSSRFTTSKMVTGNFKIVAEQDEEKQTEKDKWRGLAFDTSDDQQDITRGKGLADPLFQAPMGTGTHNAVLSSYEYISAGLRDYSYDNNVDGFYIAPAFMDKLTVHIVKNFLTLPNIKVPLILGVWGGKGQGKSFQCELVFAKMGINPIMMSAGELESGNAGEPAKLIRQRYREAADIIKKGKMCCLFINDLDAGAGRLGGTTQYTVNNQMVNATLMNIADNPTNVQLPGMYNKEENPRVPIIVTGNDFSTLYAPLIRDGRMDKFYWAPTREDRIGICTGIFRTDGVPFEDIVKLVDTFPGQSIDFFGALRARVYDDEVRKWAVGVGVERIGRNLVNSKESPPTFDQPKMTIEKLLEYGNMLVMEQENVKRVKLADKYLNEAALGDANEDDVQFKTSQEAALDVANEDVVQSETSEVALEDANEDVESGSSNETALENAIEETVEALIDTNEDVVQLETSHEVPLGIANEDAVQSKTSYEVAVEDATEDVVQSEISEEPALMGANEDVVQSGSSEAATVDANEDVVVQSGTSYESMGEEERNKLISLFLKAVQIHLLKTMSQQPDSTTKASSIDS; encoded by the exons ATGGCTGCCACGGTTTCAACCATTGGAGCTGTTAATAGAACAACG CTAAACAACAGTAACTATGGAGGTTTAGTTCCAAACTCTGCGTTTTTGGGCAGCAGGTTAAAGGTCAGTTCTAGATTCACCACCTCAAAAATGGTGACTGGAAACTTCAAGATTGTTGCTGAGCAGGATGAGGAGAAGCAGACCGAGAAGGACAAATGGCGTGGCCTTGCTTTCGATACTTCTGATGACCAACAAGACATTACCAGAGGGAAGGGTTTGGCGGATCCTCTTTTCCAAGCTCCCATGGGGACAGGAACTCACAATGCTGTATTGAGTTCATATGAATACATTAGTGCTGGACTTCGAGA TTACAGCTACGACAATAATGTGGATGGGTTTTACATAGCTCCAGCTTTCATGGACAAACTTACGGTTCACATTGTTAAGAACTTCTTGACCCTCCCGAACATTAAG GTTCCTCTCATTCTGGGTGTTTGGGGAGGTAAAGGTCAAGGAAAGTCTTTCCAGTGTGAACTTGTATTTGCTAAGATGGGAATCAA CCCTATTATGATGAGTGCTGGGGAATTAGAAAGTGGGAATGCAGGAGAGCCAGCAAAATTGATCAGGCAAAGATACAGAGAGGCAGCTGATATCATcaagaaagggaaaatgtGTTGTCTATTTATCAACGATCTTGATGCTGGAGCTGGAAGGCTTGGTGGGACTACCCAGTACACAGTGAATAACCAGATGGTAAATGCTACTCTTATGAACATTGCTGACAACCCAACCAATGTGCAGCTACCAGGCATGTATAACAAGGAAGAAAATCCCAGAGTTCCCATCATAGTAACTGGTAACGACTTCTCAACGTTATATGCACCTCTCATTCGTGATGGTCGGATGGATAAATTCTACTGGGCTCCAACTCGTGAAGATCGTATTGGTATTTGCACTGGAATATTTAGGACTGATGGCGTGCCTTTCGAGGATATTGTCAAACTTGTCGACACCTTCCCAGGACAGTCAATAG ACTTCTTTGGTGCTTTGAGAGCTCGAGTTTATGACGATGAAGTGAGAAAGTGGGCTGTAGGCGTTGGCGTTGAGCGCATTGGAAGAAATCTTGTTAACTCCAAGGAAAGTCCCCCAACTTTTGACCAACCGAAGATGACAATAGAAAAGCTTCTTGAATATGGCAACATGCTCGTCATGGAACAGGAGAATGTGAAGAGAGTTAAATTGGCTGACAAGTATCTGAACGAAGCTGCTCTTGGAGATGCAAACGAGGATGATGTTCAGTTTAAGACTTCTCAGG aagCTGCCCTCGATGTTGCAAATGAAGATGTTGTTCAGTCAGAAACTTCTGAAG TTGCTCTTGAAGATGCAAATGAGGATGTTGAGTCAGGAAGTTCGAACG AAACAGCTCTTGAAAACGCCATCGAAGAAACAGTTGAGGCTCTTATCGATACAAATGAGGATGTCGTTCAGTTAGAAACTTCTCATG AAGTCCCACTTGGAATTGCAAATGAGGATGCTGTTCAGTCAAAAACTTCTTATG aagTTGCTGTCGAAGATGCAACTGAGGATGTTGTTCAGTCGGAAATTTCTG aagaacCGGCTCTTATGGGTGCAAATGAGGATGTCGTTCAGTCAGGAAGTTCTG aaGCTGCTACTGTAGATGCAAATGAGGATGTTGTTGTACAGTCGGGAACTTCTTATG AATCAATGGGGGAAGAGGAACGCAACAAGTTAATATCATTGTTCCTGAAGGCTGTGCAGATTCATCTACTAAAAACTATGTCCCAACAGCCAGATTCGACGACAAAAGCTTCCAGCATTGACTCTTAG
- the LOC116401603 gene encoding ribulose bisphosphate carboxylase/oxygenase activase, chloroplastic isoform X1, which yields MAATVSTIGAVNRTTLNNSNYGGLVPNSAFLGSRLKVSSRFTTSKMVTGNFKIVAEQDEEKQTEKDKWRGLAFDTSDDQQDITRGKGLADPLFQAPMGTGTHNAVLSSYEYISAGLRDYSYDNNVDGFYIAPAFMDKLTVHIVKNFLTLPNIKVPLILGVWGGKGQGKSFQCELVFAKMGINPIMMSAGELESGNAGEPAKLIRQRYREAADIIKKGKMCCLFINDLDAGAGRLGGTTQYTVNNQMVNATLMNIADNPTNVQLPGMYNKEENPRVPIIVTGNDFSTLYAPLIRDGRMDKFYWAPTREDRIGICTGIFRTDGVPFEDIVKLVDTFPGQSIDFFGALRARVYDDEVRKWAVGVGVERIGRNLVNSKESPPTFDQPKMTIEKLLEYGNMLVMEQENVKRVKLADKYLNEAALGDANEDDVQFKTSQEAALDVANEDVVQSETSEEVALEDANEDVESGSSNETALENAIEETVEALIDTNEDVVQLETSHEVPLGIANEDAVQSKTSYEVAVEDATEDVVQSEISEEPALMGANEDVVQSGSSEAATVDANEDVVVQSGTSYESMGEEERNKLISLFLKAVQIHLLKTMSQQPDSTTKASSIDS from the exons ATGGCTGCCACGGTTTCAACCATTGGAGCTGTTAATAGAACAACG CTAAACAACAGTAACTATGGAGGTTTAGTTCCAAACTCTGCGTTTTTGGGCAGCAGGTTAAAGGTCAGTTCTAGATTCACCACCTCAAAAATGGTGACTGGAAACTTCAAGATTGTTGCTGAGCAGGATGAGGAGAAGCAGACCGAGAAGGACAAATGGCGTGGCCTTGCTTTCGATACTTCTGATGACCAACAAGACATTACCAGAGGGAAGGGTTTGGCGGATCCTCTTTTCCAAGCTCCCATGGGGACAGGAACTCACAATGCTGTATTGAGTTCATATGAATACATTAGTGCTGGACTTCGAGA TTACAGCTACGACAATAATGTGGATGGGTTTTACATAGCTCCAGCTTTCATGGACAAACTTACGGTTCACATTGTTAAGAACTTCTTGACCCTCCCGAACATTAAG GTTCCTCTCATTCTGGGTGTTTGGGGAGGTAAAGGTCAAGGAAAGTCTTTCCAGTGTGAACTTGTATTTGCTAAGATGGGAATCAA CCCTATTATGATGAGTGCTGGGGAATTAGAAAGTGGGAATGCAGGAGAGCCAGCAAAATTGATCAGGCAAAGATACAGAGAGGCAGCTGATATCATcaagaaagggaaaatgtGTTGTCTATTTATCAACGATCTTGATGCTGGAGCTGGAAGGCTTGGTGGGACTACCCAGTACACAGTGAATAACCAGATGGTAAATGCTACTCTTATGAACATTGCTGACAACCCAACCAATGTGCAGCTACCAGGCATGTATAACAAGGAAGAAAATCCCAGAGTTCCCATCATAGTAACTGGTAACGACTTCTCAACGTTATATGCACCTCTCATTCGTGATGGTCGGATGGATAAATTCTACTGGGCTCCAACTCGTGAAGATCGTATTGGTATTTGCACTGGAATATTTAGGACTGATGGCGTGCCTTTCGAGGATATTGTCAAACTTGTCGACACCTTCCCAGGACAGTCAATAG ACTTCTTTGGTGCTTTGAGAGCTCGAGTTTATGACGATGAAGTGAGAAAGTGGGCTGTAGGCGTTGGCGTTGAGCGCATTGGAAGAAATCTTGTTAACTCCAAGGAAAGTCCCCCAACTTTTGACCAACCGAAGATGACAATAGAAAAGCTTCTTGAATATGGCAACATGCTCGTCATGGAACAGGAGAATGTGAAGAGAGTTAAATTGGCTGACAAGTATCTGAACGAAGCTGCTCTTGGAGATGCAAACGAGGATGATGTTCAGTTTAAGACTTCTCAGG aagCTGCCCTCGATGTTGCAAATGAAGATGTTGTTCAGTCAGAAACTTCTGAAG AAGTTGCTCTTGAAGATGCAAATGAGGATGTTGAGTCAGGAAGTTCGAACG AAACAGCTCTTGAAAACGCCATCGAAGAAACAGTTGAGGCTCTTATCGATACAAATGAGGATGTCGTTCAGTTAGAAACTTCTCATG AAGTCCCACTTGGAATTGCAAATGAGGATGCTGTTCAGTCAAAAACTTCTTATG aagTTGCTGTCGAAGATGCAACTGAGGATGTTGTTCAGTCGGAAATTTCTG aagaacCGGCTCTTATGGGTGCAAATGAGGATGTCGTTCAGTCAGGAAGTTCTG aaGCTGCTACTGTAGATGCAAATGAGGATGTTGTTGTACAGTCGGGAACTTCTTATG AATCAATGGGGGAAGAGGAACGCAACAAGTTAATATCATTGTTCCTGAAGGCTGTGCAGATTCATCTACTAAAAACTATGTCCCAACAGCCAGATTCGACGACAAAAGCTTCCAGCATTGACTCTTAG